CCTGCAGATATCAGGTCCTGAATAAATTCGGGAAATGGGCTGGATTTGTAGAACTTGTTCTTTGTAAGATTGGATATAGTGCCTGCTGATAAGTCAACTTCCAGAATATCTCCTTTATCTGCATCCTTGACTGCTTCCTTACATTCAAGAATTGGAAGGCCAATATTTATTGCATTACGGTAGAATATCCTTGCGAACGTATTTGCTATGATACATGAAACTCCTGCTTCCTTTATAGATATTGGCGCATGTTCCCTTGATGAACCGCAGCCAAAATTCTCCTGAGCAACAATAATATCGCCTTTCTTAACACACTTAGCAAAAGAAGCGTCTATGTCCTCCATGCAGTGTTCTGCCAGTTCTTTTGGGTCAGAAGTATTAAGGTATCTTGCAGGGATGATCTCATCTGTATTTACATTGTCTCCGTATTTCCAACTCTTTCCTTTAAAGTTCATTTTATCTTTATCTCCTCCGGATCTGTTATTCTTCCCTTAATTGCTGATGCGGCTGCAACAGCAGGGCTTGCAAGATATACTTCACTCTTAACGTGCCCCATTCTTCCCACAAAATTACGGTTCGTTGTGCTTACACATCTTTCTCCTTCTGCAAGCACACCCATATGCCCGCCAAGGCACGGTCCGCAGGTAGGAGTGCTTATAATTCCTCCACTCTCCAGAAATATATCAAACAACCCCATTTTCATAGCATCAGCGTATATCTTTTGAGTTGCAGGAAGAATTATAAGCCTTATATATGGATGTATCTTATGTCCCTTCAGTATCCCTGCTGCAATTTCTAAATCCTGTAGCCTTCCATTTGTGCACGAACCTATAACCACCTGATCTATTTGTATATTATCAGCCTCGCTTGCAGGTTTTGTGTTTGACGGTAGATGAGGGAACGATACCTGAGGTTTAATTTTCGACACATCATATTCCCTGATATCAGCATATTTGGCATCTGAATCGCTTTTATATACCTTGTAATCTCTTTTTGCCGTATTCTTAATATAATTTAATGTCTTCTCATCAGGTTCGATAATGCCATTCTTCCCTCCTGCTTCTATTGCCATATTACACATTGTAAATCTATCAGGCATAGTTAATCCAGATATAACATCCCCGCAGAACTCCATTGATTTATAAAGCGCTCCGTCTACGCCTATATCCCCTATTGTATAGAGAATAAGATCCTTGCCGCAAACCCACGTATTAAGCATTCCTTTGTAAACAAACTTTATGGTTTCAGGAACTTTAAACCATGCTTTACCTCTTATCATTGCTGCTGCAAGATCAGTGCTTCCAACGCCTGTTGAAAATGCGCCCAAAGCTCCGTAAGTACATGTATGCGAATCTGCGCCAATGATACAATCTCCGGGAAGAACAAGTCCCTGCTCAGGAAGCAGTGCATGCTCTACCCCCATTTCCCCTATCTCAAAGTAATATTTAATTGTCTTCTTCCTTGAAAAATCCCTGAGTATTTTACACTGCTCTGCTGATTTCACATCCTTGTTTGGGGTAAAATGGTCAGGCACAAG
This genomic interval from bacterium contains the following:
- the leuD gene encoding 3-isopropylmalate dehydratase small subunit, which gives rise to MNFKGKSWKYGDNVNTDEIIPARYLNTSDPKELAEHCMEDIDASFAKCVKKGDIIVAQENFGCGSSREHAPISIKEAGVSCIIANTFARIFYRNAINIGLPILECKEAVKDADKGDILEVDLSAGTISNLTKNKFYKSSPFPEFIQDLISAGGLMKWVSKSI
- the leuC gene encoding 3-isopropylmalate dehydratase large subunit, with amino-acid sequence MGMTITEKILAAHVRKKQEAMPLVFPGELIEANLDFILGNDITAPIAISEFESVEKEKGRELDVFDKERVALVPDHFTPNKDVKSAEQCKILRDFSRKKTIKYYFEIGEMGVEHALLPEQGLVLPGDCIIGADSHTCTYGALGAFSTGVGSTDLAAAMIRGKAWFKVPETIKFVYKGMLNTWVCGKDLILYTIGDIGVDGALYKSMEFCGDVISGLTMPDRFTMCNMAIEAGGKNGIIEPDEKTLNYIKNTAKRDYKVYKSDSDAKYADIREYDVSKIKPQVSFPHLPSNTKPASEADNIQIDQVVIGSCTNGRLQDLEIAAGILKGHKIHPYIRLIILPATQKIYADAMKMGLFDIFLESGGIISTPTCGPCLGGHMGVLAEGERCVSTTNRNFVGRMGHVKSEVYLASPAVAAASAIKGRITDPEEIKIK